From one Mya arenaria isolate MELC-2E11 chromosome 4, ASM2691426v1 genomic stretch:
- the LOC128232110 gene encoding scavenger receptor cysteine-rich type 1 protein M160-like isoform X1, with the protein MDLRKQILVLVLICTSALAENLRLDNITGYDYEGPVQVNVNGEWAYVSKHSIEPTTAKTICKLLGHGYVGFPVDKFIYMTGNLTSGLPMLVGILSCNGTENDISTCIKGSNNVIPRGASYVAGVHCFEHAFSEVRLMGGATPRNGLVQVRMDDRWGYMCGYNWVPSTIEDVICRTIGYTHSNGTSLPLSIDHSKNHINWLEAAGMVCDISESKLNQCAYVHRLEYQFACKEYYQTVTCHTRLGEVCTTDEHCSGVANAVCVNNLCSCKTGYLTLGEQCPVTGDFLRLRNVTEYKYEGVVLLNANGTWGHVNMHESAVGVVCRNLGYGDNGIFVDNFYYNDHMHPQVASAIRCFGNETEITQCDINWIQPFHGGYDLTGVHCFEQVFTEMRLVGGESNSSGALQVKMDNRWGDVCILVFFSFTYLDVICRSFGFIAADLEASRVTPLPNDFERLTVWLDLNGDECFGNETHFNQCSWSGAIYDHIGCRRGQVKVTCKTSVELFERCTNNEHCTSITHAYCRGTSCRCSTGYQGENGTCTGCPFGTHGLDCANNCTCDETNTVVCDAVTGQCICKNGWIGVNCNIDIDECDSVACPNNSVCNNQPGGFKCSCTDGFLAIFRENNERPLECKACTGNTFGPNCSSTCDCNEYHVIDQAQMCNHITGICQCVTGWQGLQCTDDINECSATRCSGAKEKCVNLPGTYKCECQDGDIYYHDGSCLKECQQDKHGEICNLTCNCSGEHTRNEGKRTCDIKTGSCFCEPGWAGYKCTEDFNECFNESICTSANTDCRNTDGDYACDCIEGYVRDGETCISIAATGTYGESNIVWIAIGSAGGIVGIAVFVFVVWLCVKRKTNGKESNGRHEIPSTIRNSVQLRSSVPKSEDYFTINDNGRDRGYTDLQSKRDENRNNRLNSAKPLNESGHYDYISDKKPDHPQSLTMRKDEKGYIEFQYRPGAEYLPLEKEAKVNNDYLKVHGSNKGSNVDHPYLTPKYGQHDEGYLRPISNNRHQNTRKRDDEQDGYLRPVSNRRRNTTNLQEKPVEDGYLKANRRQER; encoded by the exons ATGGATTTAAGGAAacaaattttagttttagttcTTATTTGTACATCGGCTTTAG CCGAGAACTTACGTCTTGACAATATAACAGGCTATGATTATGAGGGACCAGTTCAAGTCAATGTAAACGGTGAATGGGCTTATGTTTCAAAACATAGCATAGAACCAACCACGGCAAAGACCATCTGCAAACTACTTGGTCATGG ATACGTCGGTTTTCCTGTTgacaaattcatttatatgaCGGGAAATCTTACGAGCGGTCTTCCCATGCTTGTCGGCATATTATCTTGCAATGGAACGGAAAACGACATTTCCACGTGCATAAAGGGATCAAACAACGTTATACCAAGGGGAGCCAGCTATGTAGCCGGTGTGCACTGTTTCG AGCATGCATTCAGTGAGGTACGACTTATGGGTGGAGCAACGCCACGTAACGGCCTGGTTCAGGTGAGGATGGACGACAGATGGGGATACATGTGTGGTTACAACTGGGTACCTTCTACGATTGAGGATGTCATATGCAGGACTATTGGATACAC TCATTCAAATGGAACCAGTCTGCCGCTCAGCATAGACCATAGCAAGAATCATATCAACTGGTTGGAGGCAGCAGGAATGGTGTGTGACATATCTGAAAGTAAACTTAACCAGTGTGCTTACGTTCACCGTCTTGAATACCAGTTTGCTTGCAAAGAATACTACCAGACTGTCACATGCCATA CACGATTGGGGGAAGTTTGTACAACTGATGAACACTGTAGCGGAGTTGCAAACGCTGTGTGTGTGAACAATCTGTGTTCATGCAAAACAGGCTACCTCACGCTTGGTGAACAATGCCCTG TTACAGGTGATTTTTTGCGTTTGCGAAACGTGACTGAATACAAATACGAAGGCgttgttttgttaaatgcaaacgGAACATGGGGTCATGTTAATATGCACGAGTCGGCTGTCGGTGTCGTCTGCAGAAACCTCGGATATGG TGATAATGGGATTTTTGTCGATAATTTCTACTACAACGATCACATGCATCCACAAGTTGCAAGCGCTATAAGATGTTTTGGTAATGAAACAGAGATAACACAATGTGACATTAACTGGATACAACCATTTCATGGAGGATACGATTTAACGGGTGTCCATTGTTTTG AACAAGTTTTTACAGAAATGCGATTAGTTGGTGGAGAGTCAAATAGCTCTGGTGCTCTTCAGGTGAAGATGGACAACAGATGGGGCGATGTTTGCATACTAGTCTTCTTTAGTTTTACATACTTGGACGTGATTTGCAGATCCTTTGGCTTCAT AGCTGCTGACTTGGAAGCAAGCCGGGTTACACCCCTTCCAAACGACTTTGAAAGGCTTACGGTTTGGCTGGATTTAAACGGAGACGAATGCTTTGGAAATGAAACTCATTTCAATCAATGCTCCTGGTCTGGAGCCATATATGACCACATTGGATGCCGAAGGGGACAAGTTAAGGTTACATGCAAGACTTCGG TCGAACTATTCGAGCGTTGCACTAACAATGAGCACTGCACAAGCATTACACATGCATACTGTCGAGGCACCAGTTGCCGTTGCAGCACTGGATACCAAGGGGAAAATGGTACTTGTACAG gtTGTCCGTTCGGTACACACGGTCTTGATTGTGCAAACAACTGCACATGTGATGAAACAAACACAGTCGTGTGCGATGCCGTCACTGGTCAATGCATATGCAAGAATGGTTGGATCGGAGTCAATTGTAATATCGACATAGACGAGTGCGATTCTGTTGCATGTCCCAATAATTCAGTTTGCAACAATCAGCCAGGAGGATTTAAGTGTTCTTGTACAGACGGATTTCTTGCAATTTTTAGAGAAAATAATGAGCGTCCATTGGAATGTAAAG CGTGTACCGGCAACACTTTTGGACCGAATTGCTCTTCGACATGTGATTGCAACGAGTATCATGTGATAGACCAGGCCCAGATGTGTAATCATATAACTGGTATATGCCAGTGTGTAACTGGCTGGCAGGGGTTGCAGTGCACAGATGATATCAACGAATGTAGTGCTACACGATGCAGTGGAGCGAaagaaaaatgtgttaatttgcCGGGAACATATAAGTGCGAGTGCCAAGATGGTGACATTTACTACCACGATGGGAGTTGCCTCAAAG AATGTCAACAAGACAAACATGGCGAAATATGCAATTTGACCTGCAACTGTTCTGGCGAACATACACGAAATGAAGGTAAGAGGACGTGCGATATAAAGACTGGTTCATGCTTTTGTGAGCCAGGTTGGGCAGGCTATAAATGTACTGAAGATTTCAATGAGTGCTTTAATGAAAGCATCTGTACGAGTGCGAACACTGATTGCCGAAACACAGACGGAGATTACGCTTGTGACTGCATTGAAGGCTACGTGAGAGATGGTGAAACTTGCATCAGCATTGCAG CAACGGGAACTTATGGTGAGTCCAATATTGTATGGATCGCTATAGGAAGTGCAGGCGGAATTGTGGGAATTGCTGTTTTCGTCTTCGTTGTTTGGCTTTGtgttaaaaggaaaacaaatggaAAAG AGTCGAATGGCCGTCACGAGATACCTAGCACTATACG AAACTCTGTCCAGCTTCGATCTTCCGTTCCAAAGAGTGAAGATTATTTTACCATCAATGACAATGGCCGTGATAGAGGATATACGGATCTCCAAAGTAAAAGAGATGAAAACAGAAATAACCGACTTAATTCAGCCAAACCTCTCAATGAAAGTGGTCACTATGACTACATATCCGATAAAAAGCCTGACCATCCTCAATCTCTTACTATGCGCAAAGATGAAAAAGGATATATCGAGTTCCAGTACAGACCCGGTGCGGAGTATTTGCCACTCGAGAAAGAAGCAAAAGTGAATAACGACTATTTGAAGGTGCATGGCAGTAACAAAGGGAGCAATGTAGACCACCCGTACCTTACGCCTAAGTATGGCCAGCATGACGAGGGATATTTAAGGCCAATTTCAAATAATCGACACCAGAATACGCGTAAACGGGATGATGAACAAGATGGTTATTTGCGACCGGTTTCAAATAGGAGGCGCAATACCACAAACCTACAGGAAAAACCTGTTGAGGATGGCTATCTTAAAGCAAACCGTCGCCAGGAACGTTAA
- the LOC128232110 gene encoding scavenger receptor cysteine-rich type 1 protein M160-like isoform X2 codes for MDLRKQILVLVLICTSALAENLRLDNITGYDYEGPVQVNVNGEWAYVSKHSIEPTTAKTICKLLGHGYVGFPVDKFIYMTGNLTSGLPMLVGILSCNGTENDISTCIKGSNNVIPRGASYVAGVHCFEHAFSEVRLMGGATPRNGLVQVRMDDRWGYMCGYNWVPSTIEDVICRTIGYTHSNGTSLPLSIDHSKNHINWLEAAGMVCDISESKLNQCAYVHRLEYQFACKEYYQTVTCHTRLGEVCTTDEHCSGVANAVCVNNLCSCKTGYLTLGEQCPGDFLRLRNVTEYKYEGVVLLNANGTWGHVNMHESAVGVVCRNLGYGDNGIFVDNFYYNDHMHPQVASAIRCFGNETEITQCDINWIQPFHGGYDLTGVHCFEQVFTEMRLVGGESNSSGALQVKMDNRWGDVCILVFFSFTYLDVICRSFGFIAADLEASRVTPLPNDFERLTVWLDLNGDECFGNETHFNQCSWSGAIYDHIGCRRGQVKVTCKTSVELFERCTNNEHCTSITHAYCRGTSCRCSTGYQGENGTCTGCPFGTHGLDCANNCTCDETNTVVCDAVTGQCICKNGWIGVNCNIDIDECDSVACPNNSVCNNQPGGFKCSCTDGFLAIFRENNERPLECKACTGNTFGPNCSSTCDCNEYHVIDQAQMCNHITGICQCVTGWQGLQCTDDINECSATRCSGAKEKCVNLPGTYKCECQDGDIYYHDGSCLKECQQDKHGEICNLTCNCSGEHTRNEGKRTCDIKTGSCFCEPGWAGYKCTEDFNECFNESICTSANTDCRNTDGDYACDCIEGYVRDGETCISIAATGTYGESNIVWIAIGSAGGIVGIAVFVFVVWLCVKRKTNGKESNGRHEIPSTIRNSVQLRSSVPKSEDYFTINDNGRDRGYTDLQSKRDENRNNRLNSAKPLNESGHYDYISDKKPDHPQSLTMRKDEKGYIEFQYRPGAEYLPLEKEAKVNNDYLKVHGSNKGSNVDHPYLTPKYGQHDEGYLRPISNNRHQNTRKRDDEQDGYLRPVSNRRRNTTNLQEKPVEDGYLKANRRQER; via the exons ATGGATTTAAGGAAacaaattttagttttagttcTTATTTGTACATCGGCTTTAG CCGAGAACTTACGTCTTGACAATATAACAGGCTATGATTATGAGGGACCAGTTCAAGTCAATGTAAACGGTGAATGGGCTTATGTTTCAAAACATAGCATAGAACCAACCACGGCAAAGACCATCTGCAAACTACTTGGTCATGG ATACGTCGGTTTTCCTGTTgacaaattcatttatatgaCGGGAAATCTTACGAGCGGTCTTCCCATGCTTGTCGGCATATTATCTTGCAATGGAACGGAAAACGACATTTCCACGTGCATAAAGGGATCAAACAACGTTATACCAAGGGGAGCCAGCTATGTAGCCGGTGTGCACTGTTTCG AGCATGCATTCAGTGAGGTACGACTTATGGGTGGAGCAACGCCACGTAACGGCCTGGTTCAGGTGAGGATGGACGACAGATGGGGATACATGTGTGGTTACAACTGGGTACCTTCTACGATTGAGGATGTCATATGCAGGACTATTGGATACAC TCATTCAAATGGAACCAGTCTGCCGCTCAGCATAGACCATAGCAAGAATCATATCAACTGGTTGGAGGCAGCAGGAATGGTGTGTGACATATCTGAAAGTAAACTTAACCAGTGTGCTTACGTTCACCGTCTTGAATACCAGTTTGCTTGCAAAGAATACTACCAGACTGTCACATGCCATA CACGATTGGGGGAAGTTTGTACAACTGATGAACACTGTAGCGGAGTTGCAAACGCTGTGTGTGTGAACAATCTGTGTTCATGCAAAACAGGCTACCTCACGCTTGGTGAACAATGCCCTG GTGATTTTTTGCGTTTGCGAAACGTGACTGAATACAAATACGAAGGCgttgttttgttaaatgcaaacgGAACATGGGGTCATGTTAATATGCACGAGTCGGCTGTCGGTGTCGTCTGCAGAAACCTCGGATATGG TGATAATGGGATTTTTGTCGATAATTTCTACTACAACGATCACATGCATCCACAAGTTGCAAGCGCTATAAGATGTTTTGGTAATGAAACAGAGATAACACAATGTGACATTAACTGGATACAACCATTTCATGGAGGATACGATTTAACGGGTGTCCATTGTTTTG AACAAGTTTTTACAGAAATGCGATTAGTTGGTGGAGAGTCAAATAGCTCTGGTGCTCTTCAGGTGAAGATGGACAACAGATGGGGCGATGTTTGCATACTAGTCTTCTTTAGTTTTACATACTTGGACGTGATTTGCAGATCCTTTGGCTTCAT AGCTGCTGACTTGGAAGCAAGCCGGGTTACACCCCTTCCAAACGACTTTGAAAGGCTTACGGTTTGGCTGGATTTAAACGGAGACGAATGCTTTGGAAATGAAACTCATTTCAATCAATGCTCCTGGTCTGGAGCCATATATGACCACATTGGATGCCGAAGGGGACAAGTTAAGGTTACATGCAAGACTTCGG TCGAACTATTCGAGCGTTGCACTAACAATGAGCACTGCACAAGCATTACACATGCATACTGTCGAGGCACCAGTTGCCGTTGCAGCACTGGATACCAAGGGGAAAATGGTACTTGTACAG gtTGTCCGTTCGGTACACACGGTCTTGATTGTGCAAACAACTGCACATGTGATGAAACAAACACAGTCGTGTGCGATGCCGTCACTGGTCAATGCATATGCAAGAATGGTTGGATCGGAGTCAATTGTAATATCGACATAGACGAGTGCGATTCTGTTGCATGTCCCAATAATTCAGTTTGCAACAATCAGCCAGGAGGATTTAAGTGTTCTTGTACAGACGGATTTCTTGCAATTTTTAGAGAAAATAATGAGCGTCCATTGGAATGTAAAG CGTGTACCGGCAACACTTTTGGACCGAATTGCTCTTCGACATGTGATTGCAACGAGTATCATGTGATAGACCAGGCCCAGATGTGTAATCATATAACTGGTATATGCCAGTGTGTAACTGGCTGGCAGGGGTTGCAGTGCACAGATGATATCAACGAATGTAGTGCTACACGATGCAGTGGAGCGAaagaaaaatgtgttaatttgcCGGGAACATATAAGTGCGAGTGCCAAGATGGTGACATTTACTACCACGATGGGAGTTGCCTCAAAG AATGTCAACAAGACAAACATGGCGAAATATGCAATTTGACCTGCAACTGTTCTGGCGAACATACACGAAATGAAGGTAAGAGGACGTGCGATATAAAGACTGGTTCATGCTTTTGTGAGCCAGGTTGGGCAGGCTATAAATGTACTGAAGATTTCAATGAGTGCTTTAATGAAAGCATCTGTACGAGTGCGAACACTGATTGCCGAAACACAGACGGAGATTACGCTTGTGACTGCATTGAAGGCTACGTGAGAGATGGTGAAACTTGCATCAGCATTGCAG CAACGGGAACTTATGGTGAGTCCAATATTGTATGGATCGCTATAGGAAGTGCAGGCGGAATTGTGGGAATTGCTGTTTTCGTCTTCGTTGTTTGGCTTTGtgttaaaaggaaaacaaatggaAAAG AGTCGAATGGCCGTCACGAGATACCTAGCACTATACG AAACTCTGTCCAGCTTCGATCTTCCGTTCCAAAGAGTGAAGATTATTTTACCATCAATGACAATGGCCGTGATAGAGGATATACGGATCTCCAAAGTAAAAGAGATGAAAACAGAAATAACCGACTTAATTCAGCCAAACCTCTCAATGAAAGTGGTCACTATGACTACATATCCGATAAAAAGCCTGACCATCCTCAATCTCTTACTATGCGCAAAGATGAAAAAGGATATATCGAGTTCCAGTACAGACCCGGTGCGGAGTATTTGCCACTCGAGAAAGAAGCAAAAGTGAATAACGACTATTTGAAGGTGCATGGCAGTAACAAAGGGAGCAATGTAGACCACCCGTACCTTACGCCTAAGTATGGCCAGCATGACGAGGGATATTTAAGGCCAATTTCAAATAATCGACACCAGAATACGCGTAAACGGGATGATGAACAAGATGGTTATTTGCGACCGGTTTCAAATAGGAGGCGCAATACCACAAACCTACAGGAAAAACCTGTTGAGGATGGCTATCTTAAAGCAAACCGTCGCCAGGAACGTTAA
- the LOC128232110 gene encoding scavenger receptor cysteine-rich type 1 protein M160-like isoform X3 — protein MTGNLTSGLPMLVGILSCNGTENDISTCIKGSNNVIPRGASYVAGVHCFEHAFSEVRLMGGATPRNGLVQVRMDDRWGYMCGYNWVPSTIEDVICRTIGYTHSNGTSLPLSIDHSKNHINWLEAAGMVCDISESKLNQCAYVHRLEYQFACKEYYQTVTCHTRLGEVCTTDEHCSGVANAVCVNNLCSCKTGYLTLGEQCPVTGDFLRLRNVTEYKYEGVVLLNANGTWGHVNMHESAVGVVCRNLGYGDNGIFVDNFYYNDHMHPQVASAIRCFGNETEITQCDINWIQPFHGGYDLTGVHCFEQVFTEMRLVGGESNSSGALQVKMDNRWGDVCILVFFSFTYLDVICRSFGFIAADLEASRVTPLPNDFERLTVWLDLNGDECFGNETHFNQCSWSGAIYDHIGCRRGQVKVTCKTSVELFERCTNNEHCTSITHAYCRGTSCRCSTGYQGENGTCTGCPFGTHGLDCANNCTCDETNTVVCDAVTGQCICKNGWIGVNCNIDIDECDSVACPNNSVCNNQPGGFKCSCTDGFLAIFRENNERPLECKACTGNTFGPNCSSTCDCNEYHVIDQAQMCNHITGICQCVTGWQGLQCTDDINECSATRCSGAKEKCVNLPGTYKCECQDGDIYYHDGSCLKECQQDKHGEICNLTCNCSGEHTRNEGKRTCDIKTGSCFCEPGWAGYKCTEDFNECFNESICTSANTDCRNTDGDYACDCIEGYVRDGETCISIAATGTYGESNIVWIAIGSAGGIVGIAVFVFVVWLCVKRKTNGKESNGRHEIPSTIRNSVQLRSSVPKSEDYFTINDNGRDRGYTDLQSKRDENRNNRLNSAKPLNESGHYDYISDKKPDHPQSLTMRKDEKGYIEFQYRPGAEYLPLEKEAKVNNDYLKVHGSNKGSNVDHPYLTPKYGQHDEGYLRPISNNRHQNTRKRDDEQDGYLRPVSNRRRNTTNLQEKPVEDGYLKANRRQER, from the exons atgaCGGGAAATCTTACGAGCGGTCTTCCCATGCTTGTCGGCATATTATCTTGCAATGGAACGGAAAACGACATTTCCACGTGCATAAAGGGATCAAACAACGTTATACCAAGGGGAGCCAGCTATGTAGCCGGTGTGCACTGTTTCG AGCATGCATTCAGTGAGGTACGACTTATGGGTGGAGCAACGCCACGTAACGGCCTGGTTCAGGTGAGGATGGACGACAGATGGGGATACATGTGTGGTTACAACTGGGTACCTTCTACGATTGAGGATGTCATATGCAGGACTATTGGATACAC TCATTCAAATGGAACCAGTCTGCCGCTCAGCATAGACCATAGCAAGAATCATATCAACTGGTTGGAGGCAGCAGGAATGGTGTGTGACATATCTGAAAGTAAACTTAACCAGTGTGCTTACGTTCACCGTCTTGAATACCAGTTTGCTTGCAAAGAATACTACCAGACTGTCACATGCCATA CACGATTGGGGGAAGTTTGTACAACTGATGAACACTGTAGCGGAGTTGCAAACGCTGTGTGTGTGAACAATCTGTGTTCATGCAAAACAGGCTACCTCACGCTTGGTGAACAATGCCCTG TTACAGGTGATTTTTTGCGTTTGCGAAACGTGACTGAATACAAATACGAAGGCgttgttttgttaaatgcaaacgGAACATGGGGTCATGTTAATATGCACGAGTCGGCTGTCGGTGTCGTCTGCAGAAACCTCGGATATGG TGATAATGGGATTTTTGTCGATAATTTCTACTACAACGATCACATGCATCCACAAGTTGCAAGCGCTATAAGATGTTTTGGTAATGAAACAGAGATAACACAATGTGACATTAACTGGATACAACCATTTCATGGAGGATACGATTTAACGGGTGTCCATTGTTTTG AACAAGTTTTTACAGAAATGCGATTAGTTGGTGGAGAGTCAAATAGCTCTGGTGCTCTTCAGGTGAAGATGGACAACAGATGGGGCGATGTTTGCATACTAGTCTTCTTTAGTTTTACATACTTGGACGTGATTTGCAGATCCTTTGGCTTCAT AGCTGCTGACTTGGAAGCAAGCCGGGTTACACCCCTTCCAAACGACTTTGAAAGGCTTACGGTTTGGCTGGATTTAAACGGAGACGAATGCTTTGGAAATGAAACTCATTTCAATCAATGCTCCTGGTCTGGAGCCATATATGACCACATTGGATGCCGAAGGGGACAAGTTAAGGTTACATGCAAGACTTCGG TCGAACTATTCGAGCGTTGCACTAACAATGAGCACTGCACAAGCATTACACATGCATACTGTCGAGGCACCAGTTGCCGTTGCAGCACTGGATACCAAGGGGAAAATGGTACTTGTACAG gtTGTCCGTTCGGTACACACGGTCTTGATTGTGCAAACAACTGCACATGTGATGAAACAAACACAGTCGTGTGCGATGCCGTCACTGGTCAATGCATATGCAAGAATGGTTGGATCGGAGTCAATTGTAATATCGACATAGACGAGTGCGATTCTGTTGCATGTCCCAATAATTCAGTTTGCAACAATCAGCCAGGAGGATTTAAGTGTTCTTGTACAGACGGATTTCTTGCAATTTTTAGAGAAAATAATGAGCGTCCATTGGAATGTAAAG CGTGTACCGGCAACACTTTTGGACCGAATTGCTCTTCGACATGTGATTGCAACGAGTATCATGTGATAGACCAGGCCCAGATGTGTAATCATATAACTGGTATATGCCAGTGTGTAACTGGCTGGCAGGGGTTGCAGTGCACAGATGATATCAACGAATGTAGTGCTACACGATGCAGTGGAGCGAaagaaaaatgtgttaatttgcCGGGAACATATAAGTGCGAGTGCCAAGATGGTGACATTTACTACCACGATGGGAGTTGCCTCAAAG AATGTCAACAAGACAAACATGGCGAAATATGCAATTTGACCTGCAACTGTTCTGGCGAACATACACGAAATGAAGGTAAGAGGACGTGCGATATAAAGACTGGTTCATGCTTTTGTGAGCCAGGTTGGGCAGGCTATAAATGTACTGAAGATTTCAATGAGTGCTTTAATGAAAGCATCTGTACGAGTGCGAACACTGATTGCCGAAACACAGACGGAGATTACGCTTGTGACTGCATTGAAGGCTACGTGAGAGATGGTGAAACTTGCATCAGCATTGCAG CAACGGGAACTTATGGTGAGTCCAATATTGTATGGATCGCTATAGGAAGTGCAGGCGGAATTGTGGGAATTGCTGTTTTCGTCTTCGTTGTTTGGCTTTGtgttaaaaggaaaacaaatggaAAAG AGTCGAATGGCCGTCACGAGATACCTAGCACTATACG AAACTCTGTCCAGCTTCGATCTTCCGTTCCAAAGAGTGAAGATTATTTTACCATCAATGACAATGGCCGTGATAGAGGATATACGGATCTCCAAAGTAAAAGAGATGAAAACAGAAATAACCGACTTAATTCAGCCAAACCTCTCAATGAAAGTGGTCACTATGACTACATATCCGATAAAAAGCCTGACCATCCTCAATCTCTTACTATGCGCAAAGATGAAAAAGGATATATCGAGTTCCAGTACAGACCCGGTGCGGAGTATTTGCCACTCGAGAAAGAAGCAAAAGTGAATAACGACTATTTGAAGGTGCATGGCAGTAACAAAGGGAGCAATGTAGACCACCCGTACCTTACGCCTAAGTATGGCCAGCATGACGAGGGATATTTAAGGCCAATTTCAAATAATCGACACCAGAATACGCGTAAACGGGATGATGAACAAGATGGTTATTTGCGACCGGTTTCAAATAGGAGGCGCAATACCACAAACCTACAGGAAAAACCTGTTGAGGATGGCTATCTTAAAGCAAACCGTCGCCAGGAACGTTAA